DNA sequence from the Streptomyces sp. NBC_01497 genome:
GCACCATCTCGCCGAGCAGCATGTGCAGGTAAGTCGCCACGACGAGTGAGATCACGAACGAGAGGGTGTGTCCGGCGCCGCTCGGCAGCCCCACCGCGTGGAAGAGGGGCTCCAGGATGTGCTCGATCGCGGGCTCGGCGACGATGCCGAGTACCAGCGTGCACAGGGTGATGCCGAGCTGCGCGGCGGCGAGCAGCGCCGAGACGTGTTCGAGCCCCCAGATCACGCTGCGGGCGCGCTTGTCGCCCTCCTCGGCCAGCGGCTCGATCTGGCTGCGGCGCACGGACACGAGGGAGAACTCGGCCCCGACGAAGAAAGCGTTCACGACGATGGTCAGCAGGCCGATGATCAGCTGCACGGCGGTCATGCCCCGGTCCCCTCTCCGGCGCCGGTACCGGAGCCGTCGCCCGGGTCTGTCCCGCCGTCCCGTTGGACCCCGCGGCCACGAGAGTCCCCGCCGTCGGGTGAGTCTTCGCCATCGCGAGAGTTCCCGCCGCCACGGCGGCGGTGACCACGACCGTCGCGTCCGCTCCCGTCGCCGTCGCCGTCGCCGTCGCCGGGATCCGGCCGCGGGGCCCGCAGGGTCACCCGGGCCGCCCTCCTGCCGCGTGCGTCCGACACCTCCACGCGCCACCCGTCCCCGGTATCGACCGTGTCGCCCTCGGCGGGGATGCGTCCGAGCTCGGCGGCGACGAACCCGGCGAGTGTCTCGTACGGCCCTTCCGGCACGCGCAGTCCGATGGTCGCCAGCTGGTCGGCTCGTACGGCACCGTCCACGGACCACAGCGCGCGCCCCGCCGCGTCCTGGCCGACCCGGGCCAGGTCGGGGGTCTCGTGCGGGTCGTGTTCGTCGCGCACCTCGCCGACGACCTCTTCGACGATGTCCTCCAGCGTCACCACACCGGCCGTCCCGCCGTACTCGTCGATGACCACGGCCATCGTGCGGCGGCCGGTCAGGCGGTCGAGCAGCCGGTCGACGGTCAGGGTCTCCGGCACGAGCAGGGGTTCGCGCATGAGGGAGGTGACCGAGCGGCGGGGCCGTTCCTCGGCGGGCACCGCGACCACGTCCTTGATGTGAACCGTGCCGACGACGGTGTCCAGCCCGCCGCGGTGGACGGGGAACCGGGACAGCCCGGTGGCCCGGGTGGCGTTCGCGACGTCCTCGGCGGTGGCCTGCACCTCCAGCGCGACCACCTGGACGCGCGGTGTCATGACGTTCTCCGCCGTCAGCTCCGCCAGGCTGAGGGTCCTCACGAACAGTTCGGCCGTGTCCGGCTCCAGCGCGCCCTCCTTCACGGAGTGCCGGGCGAGCGCCACCAGCTCCTGCGGGGAGCGCGCGGAGGCCAGTTCCTCGGTGGGTTCAAGGCCGAGGCGCCGCACGGTGCGGTTGGCCATGCTGTTGAGGTGGCTGATGAAGGGCCTGAAGACTCTCGTGAAGTACGACTGCGGCGTCGCGACCACCTTGGCCATGGCGACGGGGGAGGAGATCGCCCAGTTCTTCGGCACCAGTTCGCCGACGACCATCAGGAAGACGGTCGACAGGGCCGTGCCGATCACCAGGGCGACCGAGGAGGAGGTCGACGCGGACAGGCCCGTGGCCTCGACCGGACCGCGGATGAGCCGGGAGACGGACGGCTCGGCGAGCATGCCGACGACCAGGTTGGTCACGGTGATGCCCAGTTGGGCGCCGGAGAGCTGGAAGGTCAGGCTGCGCACGGCGCGCAGTGCGCCGGCCGCACCGCGTTCGCCGCGTTCCGCGGCCCGCTCCAGATCGCTGCGCTCCACGGTGGTCAGGGAGAACTCCGCCGCGACGAAGCCGCCGCAGAGCAGGGAGAGCAGTACCGCCACGGCGAGCAGGAGGATCTCGATCATCGGTTCACCTCCGTCCCATGATCGGTCAGGGGGCGGCGGAGCGCTCGATGCCGCTCCGTCCGCGCGCGCGGGGACCGCTGACTGCTACGGGGAGGCTCGCCCATGGGCGGACGCTCACACCTTCCGGTGATCGGGGCCTGACGGCACGGGGGACGGGGCGGTACGACGACCGAACGAGCTGATCGTATGACCTGGGACGGATGCCCCTTCATGGCAAAGGAACAGCAAAGTGCGGTCCGCTGTCGGTCGGCGGGGCGGCCTCGGCTCCACCGGTCGCGAACCCGAAGGCGGCGGCCCGGGTGCCGGGGACCCGTGCGCCGGAGGCGGGGGCGGTTGGTGGATGCCCGCCCCACCATGACGTTGCCTGCCCGCCCATGGTGACACTGAGTGAGGTCGCGAGCCGAGTTCGGGAACGTAGACTCGTCACATGTTCGCCGTGCGACCGGTTCGCCCCCAGGGCCCCGCGCACCGGAGAGCGGTGATCCGCACCCGGTGAGCAGGGACCCGCGCGTCTCGGCGCGCCCCGCCTCCGGGCCCCGGCGCCGCGGGGGCCCGGCGGGTCGGCCGTGGTGGTCCTTCCTCACTCACAGCTACGGTCCGCTCGTCGTGGCACTCGCGATGCTCGCGGCGATCCTGGCCGCGGGGTACGCGCTGCCGACGTCCCAGCACCTCGGCTCCCTCATGGTCATCGTCCCCGCGACGACAGCGGCACTCGCCGGTACGCGGATGACGGCGCTGATCGCCGTCCTCTCCTGCCTCTGCGCCCTCGCGCTGGACGCGTACGACGGCCTGCTCAACAGCTCCATCTTCGCGGTGCACCTGCTGGCGATCCTCCTCGTCTCCGGCTTCGTGATCGCTTTCCGCGGCCTCCGGGAGAAGAGCAGCAGAGAACTCTCCGCGGTGCGCACGGTCTCCGAGACGGTCCAGCGGGTCCTGCTGCGCCCTCTGCCGCCGCGGGTCGGCAACGTGCGGATCGCCGCCGTCTATCACGCCTCGCACCCGCACGCCCTGGTCGGCGGCGATCTGTACGCGGCGGCCAGGAGCGCCGACGGGCTGCGCGTCGTCATCGGGGACGTCAAGGGCAAGGGGCTGCCCGCGGTGGACGACGCGGCGGCGCTGCTCGGCGCGTTCCGGGGGGCGCCGCACAAGGCGCTCTCGCTCCAGCAGCTCGTGGCGGACCTGGAGGGCAGCATGCGGACGCATTTCGAGGGGTCGTCGCTCACCGACGGCGACGCGGCCGAACGCTTCATCACGATGCTGGTGCTGGAGATCCCCGACGGGGAGGGTGTCATCAGCATGATCAACTGCGGTCATCCGCCGCCCTACCTGATCGCCCCGGAGGGCGCGAGGCTCGTTCCTCCGGAGCGGCCGTCGCCCCCGATCGGCCTCAACAGCGTCGAGGCAGAGGACTATTCGGTCGACACGTTCCCCCTCCAGGCGGACGGCACGGTCCTTCTCTACACCGACGGGGCCTACGAGGCCCGTGACCCGGAGGGCCGCTTCTACGACCTGGGCGCCCGGGTCGCCACCTGGCCGGCGGGGGAGTCGGACGACCTGCTCCAGTACGTGCTGGACGGCCTCACCGATCACGTGGGCGGCGAGATGCGCCTCGACGACGACGTCGCCCTGGTGGCGCTTACCTGTGACCCGGCCGATGCGAGCGTCGAGCCCTGATCCTCTCGGACCCGGGATCGCGGAGCGCTGGCGGCCGTATCGCCGCACCAGGCGCCCTCTGGTCCCGGCTCCGGCCGGGCGTTCGGTTTCCGTGGCGCCGCACCGGGCTCCCTCTCGTCCCGCGTCCGGCCCGGGCCCTCGGGTTCCGGGGCGCCGCTGCTCCCCCGAGGTGCGTGATGTCCGAGCCACCGCCGGACTTGTCGGCGCTAGCAGGTGCGCGCTAGCGTAGTGGTGTGGCCAAGACCCAGTTGAACGTCAGGGTGGACGAGTCCACCGCCGAGGCCGCCAGACGGCAGGCCTCACAGCGTGGTGTCAGCGTGAACCGGTACATAGAGGAACTGGTCCAGCGGGACACAGGTGAGGCGGGCAGGGCGTTCGTCGAGTCCGCCGCCGACTTCATGAAGCAGTACGAATCCGTATTCGTCGAGGAGTTCGGCGCGGAACGCGAAGGCAAGCGTTGACCCTGAAGATCGATCTTCCCTGGTTGCTGATGGTCGCCGAACACCACACACCTGGTGACCCGCATGTGGCGGATTACGGCGCGCTGGTCGCCGCCGTGAGTCGGCACGACGCGGAGATATTCGGTGTGCCGGTCTACAGCGACCCGTGCTCGCGGGCTGCCTCGCTGCTCCAGCTGCTCCTGCACGTCCCGGCGCTGGAGCGGTCCAACGCGATGTTCGCGTCGGCGGTCGCATACGGCTACCTCGTCGCCGACGGGCAGAAGGTCGTGACCTCCCCCGAGGGGGTACGGGACCTGGCGAAGCTGGTCAGGGACGGCACGGCGGACATGCCCGCCATCGTGGAGGAGCTGCGCGGCTGGTGCCTCTGAGCGCGTCGGCGGGGCGGTCCGCCGACGCGCTCAGCAGCGCGCCACGGGCCGGTGGAGCGGCGAGGACCGGCGCCCCGCCGGGCGGGGAGAAGGGCGGGACGGGCGCCCTGCCGGCTGGCCGGGCCGCGCGCGGCGGGCTCCCTGTCGGGCGCATGGCGGGAGCCGGGAGTCCCGTCAGCCACTGACGAAGCAGAACTCGTTGCCCTCGGGGTCCTGCAGGACCTGGAACCGCCCGTAGGTGTCGCTCACCGGTTCGCCGAGAGCCACCGCGCCGAGCGCGACGGCCTCCGCGGTCGCGGCCGGGATGTCGCCCGCCGCGAAGTCCAGATGCAGCCGGTTCTTGACGGCCTTCGGTTCCGGCACCCGCTGGAAGGCGAGCCGCGGCAGGTCCGGCGGATCGACGTAGGACCAGTGCGGTTCGCGATCCACGGGCTCCGCCCCCAGCAGGGCGCCCCAGAACCGGGCGAGCGTCGCGGGGTCGGCACAGTCGAAGACGATCTCGTCGAGTCGGGCGCGCATGCGGCCAGTCTACGAGGCGTCCGGCGGTGCGGGGGAGCATCCGGCGGCGCCGGGGCATCCGCCCGCGCCGCCGAGTGGGCCCCGCTCGCACCCACCGCCTCCTCGGAGCCCGCCGTTTCCCCTCAGGGGCGGCGCGGCCCGCCCGGCGGCGCGTACCGGGCGCCGAACGCGTCCGCGTCGAAGTCGCCGCCCAGCGCCGGGGCCAGCCAACGGCCCGCCGCCGCACGGAAGTCCGCCGGGCCGAGCGCGCCCGCGCCGTGCGGCACCGCGCCGAGCAGCGGCACTCCCGCGACCTCCGGGAGGTCCGCCAGGTTGCACCGCTCGGCCAGGTCCGGCGCGGCGGGCCAGCTGCCGATGACCGTACCGAGCGCACTGACGCCCCGGTGCCGCAGCGCCTCGGCCGTGAGCGCCGTGGTGTTGAGCGTGCCGAGTCCGGCGCGTACGACCACCAGGACCGGGGCGTCGATGAGCCGCGCCGCGTCGGCGACCGTGCCGCCCTCGTCGTCGAACCGTACGAGCAGTCCGCCCGCGCCCTCGACGAGCACCAGGTCGTGCTCCGCGGCGAGCTTCTCCGCGGCCTCCGCGACGTCGGCGGGTCGCACCGGCGCCATCCCGGCCCGCCGCGCGGCGGTCCCGGGTGCCAACGGCTCAGGGAAGCGCCCCAGTTCCACCGTCGTGACCACTCCCGCGAGCCGCCCGGCCAGCGCGACGTCGCCCTCCTCGCCGGGGGCCAGCCCGGTCTGCGCAGGCTTGAGCAGGGCGACAGAACGCCCCGCCGCCACCGCGGTCGCCGCGACGGCCGCCGTCACCATCGTCTTGCCGATCTCCGTGTCCGTACCGGAGACCACCACTACCGGCATGTCATCCCTTCCGTGCCGCGGCGGTCACCGCGCGGCAGATCGTCGCGACGTCGTCGTCGCCTGTCACATAGGGCGGCATCGTGTACACGAGATCACGGAAGGGACGCAGCCAGACGCCCTCCCGTACGGCCGCTGCCGTGGCCGCAGCCATGTCGACCTCGTGGTCGAGTTGTACGACGCCGATCGCGCCGAGCACCCGCACCTCCCGCACGCCCGGCAGCTCCGCGGCTGCCGCCAGACCCGTCCCGAGCCCCGTCTCGACGCGCTTGACCTCGGCCGCCCAGTCCTGGCCGAGCAGCAGGTCGAGCGACGCGCAGGCGACGGCGGCGGCCAGGGGGTTGCCCATGAACGTGGGGCCGTGGGCGAGGACCGGCACCTCGCCGCGCCCGATGCCGTCGGCCACCCGCTCCGTGCACAGTGTCGCCGCCATCGTCAGGTAGCCGCCCGTCAGGGCCTTGCCCACACACATCACGTCCGGGGCGAGCGCTGCCTGGTCGGCCGCGAACAGCGTGCCCGTACGCCCGAATCCGGTGGCGATCTCGTCGAACACCAGGAGGACGCCGTGCTCGTCGCACGCCTCGCGCAGGACCCGGAGGTAGGCGGGGGAGTGGAAGCGCATGCCGCCCGCGCCCTGCACCACGGGCTCCACGATCACGGCCGCCGTCTCGTGCGCGTGGCGCGCGATCAGCTCGCGCAGCCCGTCGGCGTACGTCTCGTCATACGCGGCGGGCGGCGCCTCCGCGAAGATCTGCCGGGGCAGCACGCCGGACCACAACTCGTGCATCCCGCCCTCGGGATCGCACACCGACATCGGCTGCCAGGTGTCGCCGTGGTAGCCGCCGCGCCAGGTCAGCAGCCGGTGTTTCTCGGGCCGGCCCAGGGAACGCCAGTACTGCAGGCACATCTTGAGCGCGACCTCGACGGAGACGGACCCGGAGTCGGCGAGGAAGACGTGGCGCAGCGGCTCCGGGGTGATCTCGACGAGTTTCGCCGCGAGCCGCACCGCGGGCTCGTGGGTGAGCCCGCCGAACATCACATGGCTCATCCTGCCGAGCTGCCGGTGTGCGGCCTCGTTGAGCGCCGGGTGGTTGTAGCCGTGGATGGCGGACCACCACGACGACATGCCGTCGATGAGTTCGTCCTGCCCGAAGGCGGGTTCCGCGAGCCGTAGCCGCACCCCGGCCGCGGACTCCACGACCAGGGGTTGCGTACGGCCCGGCATCGGACCGTACGGATGCCACACATGGTCCCGGTCCAGCGCGAGCAGCCGGGCGGTGGACAGCCCGTCGCCGAGGGTGCCATGGCCCGCGGAGCCGGCGGCGGGCCCTGGGCCGAGAGGCCCGCCGTCGGCGGGTGCGAGCGGGTCAGGCATTCGGGGCCAGGTCCGTCCCCGCGCCCCTGCGCCGCACCGCGACCAGGTCCGTGCGGGCCGCGCCCGCCACGGCGGCGTCCGCCACCTGGCCGGCCGGCGCGTGGGAACCGCAGGGGGAGCCGGCGGCCGAGCCGCAGCCCCCCGCGGTCCGGCTGTCGCCTGACGCGCTCCCGCAGGCGTCCTCCGATCCGCAGGCACCCGGGGATCCCGCGTCCGTGCGGTGCCCGGGCAGCGTCGTCTCGTCCGCTCCCTCCACCACGAACCCCGCGTCGGCGATCATCTCCAGGTCCTTCTTGCCCTCCTGGCCCTCACTCGTGAGGTAGTCCCCGAGGAAGATCGAGTTGACCAGGTGCAGCGCCAGCGGCTGGAGGGTCCGCAGGTGGACCTCGCGCCCGCCCGCGAGCCTGACCTCCACGTCCGGGCAGACGAACCGTGTCATGGCGAGGATCCGCAGGCACCGCTGCGGCGTCAGGTTCCACTCCTTCGCGAGCGGGGTGCCCTCGAACGGGATCAGGAAGTTGACCGGCACGGAGTCCGGGTCCAGCTCGCGCAGCGAGAACACCACGTCCACCAGGTCGGCGTCGCTCTCACCCATGCCCGCGATCAGTCCGGAGCAGGCCGACAGGCCCGCCGACTGGGCGTGCCGCACCGTCTCCACCCGGTCCGCGAACGTATGGGTGGTCGTGATGTCCCCGTACGTCCCTTCCGACGTGTTCAAGTTGTGGTTGTACGCGTCCGCGCCCGCGGACTTGAGCCGCTCGCCCTGCCCGGCGGAGAGCAGGCCGAGGCAGGCGCACACCTCGACGCCCTCGTTCTCGTCCTTGATCGCCTCGATGGTCCGCGACACCCGGTCGATGTCGCGGTCCGTCGGTCCGCGGCCACTGGCCACCAGGCAGACCCGCTTCGCGCCGCCGGCGACCCCCGCCGCGGCGGCCTTGGACGCCTCCTCGGCCCCCAGCCACGTGTACTTGAGGATCCCCGCGGTCGACCCCAGCCGCTGCGAGCAGTACGAGCAGTCCTCGGGACACAGGCCGGACTTGAGGTTGACCAGATAGTTGAGCTTCACCCGTCGCCCGAACCACTGGCGGCGGACCTTCCCGGCCGCGGCCACCACGTCGAGCAGTTCGTCGTCGGACGTCGCGAGCACGGCGAGGGCTTCCTCCCGCGTCGGCAGCTCGCGCCGCAAGCCCTTGTCCACCAGCGTCTTCAGCAGATCCATGGACCGATCTTCGCTCACCGCCGCACCTGGATGCCAGGGCGGAAGTCACCAACTCGACCGGGTCGAAGTGTGGACATGGCCACACCTGCGGACGGTTTGCAGACCGTTAGTGTCTGTGCACTGCCTACAAAAAGGACCGGACGTCATGGCTCACGACCCCTTTGCCTGGACCGACGAGGCCGCACGCGCCCGGGAGGCCTCGGGACTCGTCCGTACGCTGCGTCCGCGCTCCGCGCAAGGGGATGTGCTCGATCTCGCGAGCAACGACTACCTGGGTCTGGCCCGCCATCCGGAGATCACCCGCGCCGCTGCCGACGCCGCGCTGCGGTGGGGTGCGGGCGCGACCGGTTCGCGCCTGGTCACGGGCAGCACGCGGCTGCACGCGGAACTGGAGCGCGAACTCGCCGGACACTGCGGCTTCGAGGCGGCACTCGTCCTGTCCTCCGGGTACGCGGCCAACCTCGCGGCACTGACCGCACTGACCGCGCGCGGCTCGCTGCTGTTGTCCGACGCGGGCAACCACGCCTCGATCGTGGACGGTTGCCGCCTCTCGCGCGCCGAGACCGTCGTCGTGCCGCACGCGGACCCGGAAACGGTGGGCAAGACCCTGGACGCGCGCGGCAACGACCGGGCGCTCGTCGTCACCGACGCGGTCTTCTCCGTCGACGGGGACGCGGCTCCGCTGCGCGCTCTCGCCGACGTCTGCCGCACCCGGGGGGCGGCCCTGCTCGTCGACGAGGCGCACGGCCTCGGGGTGCTCGGCCCCGGCGGGAGCGGCGCCCTGCACGCGGCCGGACTCGCGGACGGGGAGGGGCGGGTGGCGGACGGGGTGGTCGCCACGGTGACCCTGTCCAAGTCGCTGGGCAGCCAGGGTGGCGCGGTCCTCGGCCCGGCGCGGGTCGTCGAGCACCTGGTCAACACCGCGCGCACGTTCATCTTCGACACGGGTCTGGCCCCGGCCGCGGCCGGCGCGGCTCTCGCCGCGCTGCGGCATCTGCGCGCGCGGCCCACGCTCGCGGACCGGGCCCGCGGGGTCGCCAGGGAACTGCACTCGTCCCTGACCGCGGCGGGCCTCGAAGCCGTACGCCCCGACGCCGCCGTCGTCTCGGTCCGTGCGCCGTCGCCGGGCGCGGCCCTGGCGTGGGCCGCCGACTGCCGGCGCGCGGGTCTCGCTGTCGGGTGCTTCCGGCCGCCGTCGGTCCCGGACGGGATCTCCCGTATCCGCCTGACCGCGCGCGCCGACCTCACCGACGACGCCGTCGAGCGGGCCGTCCGTACGATCGTCGAAACCGCGCCCGAGCGCTGAGCCCGCGCACGGGGGACCGGGTACGGCCCCAAAACCGGCTGGCTGTCGAACAGTTCACTGCTTCGGGCGACAGATGCCTGCATATCGCGGCGAATGGGCCCTTCCGGCGGCACGATGGACCCCACGCCGACACGGGATACCCAATCGCCGCCGACTCGTCCACGCCCCGTGTCGCGCCGTCGACCTCGTGCCCGCACTCGTGCCCGGACTCTTGCCCGGTGGAAAAGGGACAGCCGCGCCATGGCAGACCATCAGGAAGCATCCGTCACCCTGCCGAGTGAGCCGGCCTCGGTCCCCGTGGCCCGAAGATACGTCGCCGACATCCTGACGGAATGGGGCCTTCCGGTAGGTGCGGAGACTGCGGAAACGGTCCGCCTGGTGGTCTCGGAGCTCACGACGAACGCCGTCCTGCACACCTTCGGCCGCTCGCCGACCTTCACCGTGGACATCGCGCTCGACCGCCACGAACACCTCAGGATCGGCGTCACGGACAGCCACCCCGGCCGGCCCCAGCGGCTGCCCGCGGCCGTCCGGCAGGACAACGGGCGCGGCATGGTGATCATCCGCTGGCTGGCCGCCGAGTGCGGCGGGCAGATGTCCGTCACCCCGACAGCGGAGGGCGGCAAGACGGTCTGGATCACCCTGCCGTGGACGGCGGCGGTGTGAGGCTCGCGTTCCGCCGCCGCCACCACCGCCACCGTCCTCGACCCACGATCGGCTGACGCGGGGTCAGGCCACGCGTCCGTACCAGACGTCCTTGGTCCAGATGTGTTCGAGCCGCACCGAGGAGCCGGTCTTCGGCGCGTGCCAGATCCGGTTGTGGCCCGCGTAGATGCCCACGTGGTACACGTACCCGCCGCTGTGGAAGAAGACCAGGTCGCCCCTGCGCCTGGTGCGGGCGGAGACGTGTCTGGTGCGGTTGTACTGCTGCTGTGTGGTGCGGGGCAGCGACTTGCCCGCCTTCTTGTACGAGAACGCGGCGAGGCCCGAGCAGTCGAAACTGCGGGGACCCGTCGCGCCCCATCGGTACGGAGCCCCGGCCTTGGAGGCCGCGATGTGCACCGCCCGGGTGGCCAGGGGCGAGGCGGCGTGCGCGTCGGGCGTCGCGCCCGGGGCGACCAGGGTGCCCCCGACGGCGACGAGCGTGAGGGCCGAGACGGTGCCGGCGCGCGAGAACAGGGACGGGACATGAACCTGCGCAGTCATGCGCAACCCTTCGTCAGCCGCCTGTGAAGGATGACCTGTCGGGTTCGGGCCAACGAAGGTGCCCGGCCGCCTGAGCGGCTTCACCCCGAGGAACGGTCGCGTCGCCGCGCCGGTCCGTAACGCTCGGGTCCTCCACTCCTGCCGATCCACTCGTGTTCGCACGAAATCCGGTACGGCGGCAGGACTCGGCGTCCGCCCGGACCGCCTCACCAGGTGGCGAGGGCTTGCGAGCTGTCGCAGGGATCTTGACTCGCAGAGCGGCGATTTCCGAGTCGAAACGACGATATGTGAATCTCGTCACACTTGAGCCATTCGTGATGATATGAGGCGATCTGGGTGCGGTCCGGACCCCCTCCCGGCCCCCGCACCTGCGGGACTGTCCTCACGCGCGGCGAGCGCCCGGACGCCTCGCGCAACCCGGAAGCCCTCCGTGCGGCCGGTGCCTCCTAGGCCGAACGAGGAGGCGCCGGCGTCCCGGCTGGGCCATCCGTGGATGCCTCCGAGCGGACGTCAGCCGGCCGGGCCCGGCGGCAGCGCCACGCGGCCCGCCCGCCGCTCGCCGTCGAGTACCCGCAGGGCCCGGGCGAGCGTGCCCGTGTGCAGTTCCGACTCGCCCCGGCCGTGCATGCGGGTGAGTGCGTCGCGCAGTTCCAGGACGCGTGCCGGCAGCGCCTGCGCCGCCCGCAGCGCGGTGTACGTATCGGATTCGCGGGCCGGATTGATCCGGGCGATCAGGTCCACGACGGCCAGATAGCCGTCCACCACGTCGCACTCGGCCCGCGTCAGCGCGGGCAGCGGCGGCAGTTCCGGCGGGAGCACCGGGGGCTCACCGCCCCGCGCGGGTGATGCCGGGGCCGGACCCGGCATCCCGGCGGTCCACCACGTGGTCGACGAGGCCGAACTCCCGTGCGGCGTCGGCGTCCAGCACGGTGTCGCGGTCGAGGCTCTCCGCGATCGCGGCGGCGTCGCGGCCGGTGTGCAGGGCCAGCGTCCGCGTCAGGAACTCGCGCTGCCTGACGAGTTCCTCCGCGTGGATGAGCAGGTCGGACGGCTGCCCCTGGACC
Encoded proteins:
- a CDS encoding hemolysin family protein codes for the protein MIEILLLAVAVLLSLLCGGFVAAEFSLTTVERSDLERAAERGERGAAGALRAVRSLTFQLSGAQLGITVTNLVVGMLAEPSVSRLIRGPVEATGLSASTSSSVALVIGTALSTVFLMVVGELVPKNWAISSPVAMAKVVATPQSYFTRVFRPFISHLNSMANRTVRRLGLEPTEELASARSPQELVALARHSVKEGALEPDTAELFVRTLSLAELTAENVMTPRVQVVALEVQATAEDVANATRATGLSRFPVHRGGLDTVVGTVHIKDVVAVPAEERPRRSVTSLMREPLLVPETLTVDRLLDRLTGRRTMAVVIDEYGGTAGVVTLEDIVEEVVGEVRDEHDPHETPDLARVGQDAAGRALWSVDGAVRADQLATIGLRVPEGPYETLAGFVAAELGRIPAEGDTVDTGDGWRVEVSDARGRRAARVTLRAPRPDPGDGDGDGDGSGRDGRGHRRRGGGNSRDGEDSPDGGDSRGRGVQRDGGTDPGDGSGTGAGEGTGA
- a CDS encoding PP2C family protein-serine/threonine phosphatase — encoded protein: MALAMLAAILAAGYALPTSQHLGSLMVIVPATTAALAGTRMTALIAVLSCLCALALDAYDGLLNSSIFAVHLLAILLVSGFVIAFRGLREKSSRELSAVRTVSETVQRVLLRPLPPRVGNVRIAAVYHASHPHALVGGDLYAAARSADGLRVVIGDVKGKGLPAVDDAAALLGAFRGAPHKALSLQQLVADLEGSMRTHFEGSSLTDGDAAERFITMLVLEIPDGEGVISMINCGHPPPYLIAPEGARLVPPERPSPPIGLNSVEAEDYSVDTFPLQADGTVLLYTDGAYEARDPEGRFYDLGARVATWPAGESDDLLQYVLDGLTDHVGGEMRLDDDVALVALTCDPADASVEP
- a CDS encoding toxin-antitoxin system HicB family antitoxin, translating into MAKTQLNVRVDESTAEAARRQASQRGVSVNRYIEELVQRDTGEAGRAFVESAADFMKQYESVFVEEFGAEREGKR
- a CDS encoding fic family toxin-antitoxin system, toxin component: MTLKIDLPWLLMVAEHHTPGDPHVADYGALVAAVSRHDAEIFGVPVYSDPCSRAASLLQLLLHVPALERSNAMFASAVAYGYLVADGQKVVTSPEGVRDLAKLVRDGTADMPAIVEELRGWCL
- a CDS encoding VOC family protein, whose product is MRARLDEIVFDCADPATLARFWGALLGAEPVDREPHWSYVDPPDLPRLAFQRVPEPKAVKNRLHLDFAAGDIPAATAEAVALGAVALGEPVSDTYGRFQVLQDPEGNEFCFVSG
- the bioD gene encoding dethiobiotin synthase, with the translated sequence MPVVVVSGTDTEIGKTMVTAAVAATAVAAGRSVALLKPAQTGLAPGEEGDVALAGRLAGVVTTVELGRFPEPLAPGTAARRAGMAPVRPADVAEAAEKLAAEHDLVLVEGAGGLLVRFDDEGGTVADAARLIDAPVLVVVRAGLGTLNTTALTAEALRHRGVSALGTVIGSWPAAPDLAERCNLADLPEVAGVPLLGAVPHGAGALGPADFRAAAGRWLAPALGGDFDADAFGARYAPPGGPRRP
- a CDS encoding adenosylmethionine--8-amino-7-oxononanoate transaminase; this translates as MPDPLAPADGGPLGPGPAAGSAGHGTLGDGLSTARLLALDRDHVWHPYGPMPGRTQPLVVESAAGVRLRLAEPAFGQDELIDGMSSWWSAIHGYNHPALNEAAHRQLGRMSHVMFGGLTHEPAVRLAAKLVEITPEPLRHVFLADSGSVSVEVALKMCLQYWRSLGRPEKHRLLTWRGGYHGDTWQPMSVCDPEGGMHELWSGVLPRQIFAEAPPAAYDETYADGLRELIARHAHETAAVIVEPVVQGAGGMRFHSPAYLRVLREACDEHGVLLVFDEIATGFGRTGTLFAADQAALAPDVMCVGKALTGGYLTMAATLCTERVADGIGRGEVPVLAHGPTFMGNPLAAAVACASLDLLLGQDWAAEVKRVETGLGTGLAAAAELPGVREVRVLGAIGVVQLDHEVDMAAATAAAVREGVWLRPFRDLVYTMPPYVTGDDDVATICRAVTAAARKG
- the bioB gene encoding biotin synthase BioB, which encodes MDLLKTLVDKGLRRELPTREEALAVLATSDDELLDVVAAAGKVRRQWFGRRVKLNYLVNLKSGLCPEDCSYCSQRLGSTAGILKYTWLGAEEASKAAAAGVAGGAKRVCLVASGRGPTDRDIDRVSRTIEAIKDENEGVEVCACLGLLSAGQGERLKSAGADAYNHNLNTSEGTYGDITTTHTFADRVETVRHAQSAGLSACSGLIAGMGESDADLVDVVFSLRELDPDSVPVNFLIPFEGTPLAKEWNLTPQRCLRILAMTRFVCPDVEVRLAGGREVHLRTLQPLALHLVNSIFLGDYLTSEGQEGKKDLEMIADAGFVVEGADETTLPGHRTDAGSPGACGSEDACGSASGDSRTAGGCGSAAGSPCGSHAPAGQVADAAVAGAARTDLVAVRRRGAGTDLAPNA
- a CDS encoding 8-amino-7-oxononanoate synthase; the protein is MAHDPFAWTDEAARAREASGLVRTLRPRSAQGDVLDLASNDYLGLARHPEITRAAADAALRWGAGATGSRLVTGSTRLHAELERELAGHCGFEAALVLSSGYAANLAALTALTARGSLLLSDAGNHASIVDGCRLSRAETVVVPHADPETVGKTLDARGNDRALVVTDAVFSVDGDAAPLRALADVCRTRGAALLVDEAHGLGVLGPGGSGALHAAGLADGEGRVADGVVATVTLSKSLGSQGGAVLGPARVVEHLVNTARTFIFDTGLAPAAAGAALAALRHLRARPTLADRARGVARELHSSLTAAGLEAVRPDAAVVSVRAPSPGAALAWAADCRRAGLAVGCFRPPSVPDGISRIRLTARADLTDDAVERAVRTIVETAPER
- a CDS encoding ATP-binding protein, with protein sequence MADHQEASVTLPSEPASVPVARRYVADILTEWGLPVGAETAETVRLVVSELTTNAVLHTFGRSPTFTVDIALDRHEHLRIGVTDSHPGRPQRLPAAVRQDNGRGMVIIRWLAAECGGQMSVTPTAEGGKTVWITLPWTAAV
- a CDS encoding C40 family peptidase, which gives rise to MTAQVHVPSLFSRAGTVSALTLVAVGGTLVAPGATPDAHAASPLATRAVHIAASKAGAPYRWGATGPRSFDCSGLAAFSYKKAGKSLPRTTQQQYNRTRHVSARTRRRGDLVFFHSGGYVYHVGIYAGHNRIWHAPKTGSSVRLEHIWTKDVWYGRVA